The following are from one region of the Carcharodon carcharias isolate sCarCar2 chromosome 27, sCarCar2.pri, whole genome shotgun sequence genome:
- the LOC121270476 gene encoding zinc finger protein 239-like — MEKPWKCGDCGKGFRSPSVLEIHRRSHTGERPFTCSECGKGFTRLSTLLTHQRVHTGERPFTCAECGKGFTQSSHLLIHQRVHTGERPFTCSLCEKGFSDSSTLQTHQRVHTGERPFTCSMCGKGFAQSSNLYSHQRVHTAERPFTCSVCGKRFPHSSNLLRHQQVHSGEGAFTCSQCGKGFSDSSNLFSHQRVHTGERPFMCFECGKGFTQSSSLQTHQRIHTGERPFTCSVCGKGFSDSSNLFSHQRVHTGERPFPCSQCGKGFTRLSNLVTHQRVHSGEKPFICSECGKGFTQSQHLLRHQRAHQCFQRLDSATIAAVNHIQD, encoded by the coding sequence atggagaaaccgtggaaatgtggggattgtgggaaAGGATTCCGTTCCCCGTCTGTGCTGGAAattcatcgacgcagtcacactggggagaggccgttcacctgctccgagtgtgggaagggattcacacgATTatccacactgctgacacaccagcgagttcacactggggagaggccattcacctgtgctgagtgcgggaagggattcactcagtcatcccacctgctgatacaccagcgagttcacaccggggagaggccattcacctgctccttgTGTGAGAAGGGTTTCAGTGATTCATCTaccctgcagacacaccagcgagttcacactggggagagaccattcacttgctccatgtgtgggaaaggattcgctcagtcatccaacctgtattcacatcagcgagttcacactgcagagaggccattcacctgctctgtgtgtgggaagaggtTCCCTCACTCATCTaatctgctgagacaccagcaggtTCACAGTGGGGAGGGGGCTTTCACCTGCtctcagtgtgggaagggattcagtgattcatccaacCTATTttcacaccagcgggttcacactggggagaggccgttcatgtgctttgaatgtgggaagggatttactcagtcatccagcctgcagacacaccagcgaattcacactggggagagaccgttcacctgctctgtgtgcgggaagggattcagtgattcatccaacctgttttcacaccagcgagttcatactggggagaggccgttcccCTGCTCTCagtgcgggaagggattcactcggctATCCAACCTggtgacacaccagcgagttcacagtggggagaagccattcatctgctccgagtgtgggaagggattcacacaGTCACAACACCTGCTAAGACACCAGCGAGCTCACCAGTGCTTCCAGAGGTTGGATTCTGCtactattgctgctgttaatcacatccaggactga
- the LOC121270472 gene encoding LOW QUALITY PROTEIN: gastrula zinc finger protein XlCGF26.1-like (The sequence of the model RefSeq protein was modified relative to this genomic sequence to represent the inferred CDS: inserted 1 base in 1 codon) gives MEKPWKCRDCGKGFRTPSALENHRCSHTRDRPFTCPVCGKGFTLSANLLTHKRVHTGERPFTCSKCGKGFTQSSTVRRHQRVHTGQRPFTCSDCGKAFTQLSSLLTHQRIHTGERPFACSDCGKGFTQFSSLLIHQRLHTGERPFTCTVCGKGFNQSTNLLTHQRVHTEESPFTCSECGKGFTQSSTLWRHQRVHTGQRPFTCSDCGKAFTQLSSLLTHQRIHTGERPFACSDCGKGFTQLSNLLIHXLHTGERPFTCSECGKGFNQSTNLLTHLRVHTGEKPFTCSECGKGFTHSSALRRHQRIHTGEKPFTCSDCGKGFIHSSALQTHERLHTGERPFTCSECGKGFSDSSNLLMHQRIHTGERPFTCCSCRKRFRHSSTLLKHQQVHAEERPFTCSACGKGFTQLSSLLRHQQVHR, from the exons atggagaaaccatggaagtGTAGGGACTGTGGTAAGGGATTCCGGACCCCATCTGCACTGGAAAATCATCGATGCAGTCACACCAGGGATagaccattcacctgccctgtttgtgggaagggattcactctctcagccaacctgctgacacacaagcgagttcacaccggggagagaccattcacctgctccaagtgtgggaagggattcactcagtcatccactgtgcggagacaccagcgagttcacactgggcagaggccgttcacctgctctgactgtggaaaGGCATTTACTCAGTTATCCAGCCTGCTGAcccaccagcgaattcacactggggagaggccattcgcctgctctgactgtgggaaaggattcactcagtttTCCAGCCTGCTAATACACCAGCGACTTCATACCGGGGAGAGACCTTTCacttgcactgtgtgtgggaagggattcaatcagtCAACTAacttgctgacacaccagcgagttcacacagaGGAGagtccattcacctgctctgagtgtgggaaaggattcactcagtcatccaccctgtggagacaccagcgagttcacactgggcagaggccgttcacctgctctgactgtgggaaggcaTTTACTCAGTTATCTAGCCTCCTGAcccaccagcgaattcacactggggagaggccattcgcctgctctgactgtgggaaaggattcactcagttatccaacctGCTGATAC CACTTCATACCGGGGAGAGacctttcacctgctctgagtgtgggaagggattcaatcagtCAACTAACTTGCTGACACACCTGcgagttcacacaggggagaagccattcacctgctccgagtgtgggaagggattcactcattcatccgcCCTGCGgagacaccagcgaattcacactggggagaaaccgttcacctgctctgactgtgggaagggattcattcattcatctgccctgcagacaCATGAACgacttcacactggggagagaccattcacctgctctgagtgtgggaagggattcagtgattcatccaacctgctgatgcaccaacgaattcacactggggagaggccattcacctgctgtaGCTGCAGGAAGAGATTCAGAcattcatccaccctgctgaagCACCAGCAAGTTCATGctgaggagagaccattcacctgctccgcttgtgggaagggattcactcagttatccagcctgttgagacaccagcaagttcacagatga